The Thermoanaerobaculia bacterium DNA segment GGCGAGCACCGCCACGCCGTAGAAGCCGGCGATCGTGAAAGAGAGGGAGAAGAGGAGGGTCGGGCTCGTCCAGTCGGTCCGGTAGAAGAGCGGCGGCGGCGGGATCACTTCGTAGGTGGTGAGCTCGATCATGAGGCCGTAGAGGATCGAGGCCAGGGACGCGACCAGGAGCGCGCCGCGGCGGAGCAGCAGGAACGCCGCAACGGCGATGACGACGAGATAGAGGAACGTGAACACCGAGTCGGACGCGCCGGAGAAATAGACGAGGGCCGTCACGAGGACGAGGTCGCCGCAGAGATGGACGTAGGCCTGCTGCACCGGGCGCAGCACCCGCCCCGCGGCCGCCCATGCTCCGGAGAGGACGACGGCCGCCGCGCCGACGCCGTAAATCGGCCCGAGCCGCAGGTTCAGTCCCGCGCTCGCCTGGATCAGGAGGCACGAGAGCACGATCGTCCCCACGACGACCAGGCGCATGATGGTGAGAAACCGGAGCGACCGGGTCAGGGAATCCATTTCGGTGATTTTACGACGGATGCGCCGGGCGAGGACGGGCGGCCTCCCGCCGCGGAAAACGCGCTCGCGTTTCCCGCCGCGCTACTGCGAACCGCACGAATGACCCGTCACCCGGACTTCGAGAGAGGGGAATCAACGGCCGTCGGCGCGGCGAGGCGCGGATTCATGGGCGATCTCGGCGAGGCGCGAGCCGGCGGGATGCGGGCCGCCCGCGGCGGCCGCAGGCGTACCGAAGGCGAACGTCGGAGGCCGACGCGGGCGGCACGCGCCCGTCCGGCTCGATGCATCGCCGCACCGGCGCTCTGCCGGTTAGCCGATCTTGGAGATGAGTGAGAACATCGGCAGATACATCGCGATCACGACTCCGCCGATCACCACGCCCAGGATCGCGATCATGATCGGCTCCATCAGCTTGATGAGGCCGGCGACCGCGGCATCCACTTCGTCCTCGTAGAACTCGGCGATCTTGTTGAGCATCGTGTCGAGCGCGCCGGTCTGCTCTCCGACGGAGACCATCTGCACGACCATGTTGGGGAAGACCTTCGCGTCCCGGAGAGGCTCCGCGATCGTCTTGCCCGCCTCGACGCTCTTGCGCGTCGCGAAGATCGCGTCCTCGATGATCGCGTTGCCGGCGGTCTTGGCGGTGATCTCGAGCGAGTCCAGGATCGGGACGCCCGAGGCCGTGAGCGTCGCGAGCGTCCGGCAGAAGCGGGCGACCGCGATCTTTCGGAGGATCTCGCCGAAGATCGGGAGCTGCAGCAGGATCCGGTCGATCGTGTGCCGGCCGTTGTCCGTGCGGTAGTACGCGCGGAACGCGTAGATGCCGAGGCCGATGAGGATGACGACGAAGATGAAGTACCGCGCGAGGAAATTCGACGCCGCGATCACGATTCGGGTCGGCATCGGCAGCTCGGCGCCGAGCCCGGCGAACAGGGCCGCGAACGTCGGGATGACCTTCAGGAGAATGATGGCGACGACGCACGCCGCGATCGTGATGACCGCGATCGGGTAGATCATCGCCGACCGGACCTGGCTCCTCAGCTTGACCGCCTTCTCGATGTAGGTCGAGAGACGCTGGAGAATCGTGTCGAGGATGCCGCCCGACTCGCCGGCGGCGACCAT contains these protein-coding regions:
- a CDS encoding type II secretion system F family protein, with translation MANFVWKGRDRSGAVQEGVLVADTKDLAFATLSRQGIVVSGIREKGKEAALPRAGRKIPSKKVAVFTRQFSVMIDAGLPLVQCLEILAMQQDHKSFQKILYQVRQDVESGSSLAEAMRKHPRAFDALYVNMVAAGESGGILDTILQRLSTYIEKAVKLRSQVRSAMIYPIAVITIAACVVAIILLKVIPTFAALFAGLGAELPMPTRIVIAASNFLARYFIFVVILIGLGIYAFRAYYRTDNGRHTIDRILLQLPIFGEILRKIAVARFCRTLATLTASGVPILDSLEITAKTAGNAIIEDAIFATRKSVEAGKTIAEPLRDAKVFPNMVVQMVSVGEQTGALDTMLNKIAEFYEDEVDAAVAGLIKLMEPIMIAILGVVIGGVVIAMYLPMFSLISKIG